Proteins from a single region of Abyssalbus ytuae:
- a CDS encoding transposase produces the protein MRQLAIIESLQYCIKHKGLNLYAYCLMTNHLHMIVKCEEPYQLSDTIRDFKRHAAKTVLNQILNEPESRRENLISIFEKAAKENMKSKRFKFWKTGNHAIELYSEKFLWDKINYIHNNPVAEKFVLKPEDWLYSSASNYMEEESILSEIIVIPQIMKTVK, from the coding sequence GTGCGGCAGCTAGCGATTATTGAATCTTTGCAATATTGCATAAAACATAAAGGTCTTAATCTATATGCGTATTGTTTAATGACTAACCATTTACATATGATAGTTAAATGCGAAGAACCTTATCAATTAAGCGATACAATACGTGATTTTAAGAGACATGCTGCAAAGACTGTTTTAAATCAAATTTTAAACGAACCAGAATCAAGGAGGGAAAATCTTATCTCTATTTTTGAAAAGGCGGCTAAGGAAAATATGAAGAGTAAAAGGTTTAAGTTCTGGAAAACAGGCAATCATGCTATTGAACTTTACTCAGAAAAATTTCTATGGGATAAGATCAATTACATTCACAATAATCCTGTTGCTGAAAAATTTGTTCTGAAACCAGAGGATTGGTTATATTCTTCTGCCTCTAATTATATGGAAGAAGAATCTATTTTATCTGAAATTATAGTGATTCCACAAATCATGAAAACGGTCAAATAG
- a CDS encoding fatty acid desaturase family protein codes for MMIQNTAPLRFTRKDPTQFFKTLNQRVNNYFKENEIKKTGNWKLYLKTIVMFALFLTPYFLILTINMNQWLLLLLTIVIGVGMAGVGMNVMHDGNHGSYSSKSWINKIMGASIYILAGNVYNWKVQHNVLHHTYTNIHGHDEDLNAGRIMRFSKHAEWKRFHKFQHYYSVLLYGLLTLNWAITTDFKQMRDYLKRKLSCGELPKPAKEWSVLIITKVIYLTMWIVLPILIVDIAWWKVLIGFFAMHYTAGLILSVVFQLAHVVEDVDTHLPDDSGTMKNTWMIHQLFTTANFSTKNKIVNWFTGGLNHQVEHHLFPNISHIHYTKIAKIVRETAKEFNLPYNEYKTTRKAIISHFKHLKELGKKPVYAY; via the coding sequence ATGATGATACAAAACACTGCCCCACTCCGATTTACAAGAAAAGACCCTACGCAGTTTTTTAAAACCTTAAATCAGCGGGTAAATAATTATTTTAAAGAAAACGAAATAAAAAAAACAGGCAACTGGAAACTATATTTAAAAACTATAGTGATGTTTGCTCTTTTTCTTACTCCATATTTTCTCATCTTAACAATTAACATGAACCAATGGTTACTGCTTCTGTTAACAATTGTAATAGGTGTAGGAATGGCCGGTGTGGGCATGAATGTTATGCACGACGGCAATCACGGTTCCTACTCTTCAAAATCATGGATAAATAAAATTATGGGAGCCAGTATATACATACTTGCAGGAAACGTATATAACTGGAAAGTACAGCATAATGTATTACACCACACCTATACCAACATACATGGCCATGATGAAGATTTAAATGCCGGAAGGATAATGCGATTTTCAAAACATGCGGAATGGAAAAGATTTCATAAATTTCAACACTACTACTCTGTGTTGCTTTACGGATTATTAACGTTAAACTGGGCTATTACAACAGATTTTAAGCAAATGAGGGATTACTTAAAAAGAAAACTCTCTTGCGGAGAACTACCCAAACCTGCCAAAGAATGGAGTGTCTTAATAATTACCAAAGTGATTTACCTTACTATGTGGATAGTTTTACCCATATTAATTGTTGATATTGCATGGTGGAAAGTTCTTATTGGTTTCTTTGCAATGCATTATACTGCAGGATTAATTTTAAGTGTTGTTTTTCAGTTAGCTCATGTTGTAGAAGATGTAGATACTCATTTACCCGATGATAGCGGTACCATGAAAAACACCTGGATGATACACCAGCTTTTTACTACAGCTAATTTCTCAACCAAAAATAAAATTGTAAATTGGTTTACCGGAGGTTTGAACCATCAGGTAGAGCATCACTTATTTCCTAACATAAGCCATATACATTACACAAAAATTGCTAAAATTGTTAGAGAAACTGCAAAAGAATTTAATTTACCTTATAACGAATATAAAACTACCAGAAAAGCTATAATTTCGCACTTTAAACACCTAAAGGAATTAGGTAAAAAACCTGTGTACGCATATTAA
- a CDS encoding outer membrane beta-barrel protein: MKQNFLLLVFLLTTLLTYSQEKKFSIDANYPIPVGDNFLGDNFKGAIDLGLKYRFFETTNFFLGASMNAGILTKGSEDVNPANPVIGPDTSVTAYVFQPRLFLELNQESMSKLHPSLGLGYSFLHFKANAFDFTDDVNGVNVHISLAYDISEKVYIQAQYDFIKAKATGDVKDVKYNTHINILKFGLGVRL, encoded by the coding sequence ATGAAACAAAATTTCCTCCTACTAGTATTCTTACTTACTACTTTACTTACCTATTCTCAGGAAAAAAAATTCAGCATAGATGCCAACTACCCCATTCCGGTAGGAGACAATTTTCTAGGGGATAATTTTAAAGGGGCTATAGATTTAGGCCTTAAATACAGATTCTTCGAAACAACCAATTTTTTTCTGGGAGCCTCCATGAATGCAGGAATCCTTACCAAAGGCAGTGAAGATGTGAACCCTGCAAATCCAGTTATTGGCCCGGACACGTCAGTTACGGCATATGTGTTCCAGCCCAGGTTGTTTTTAGAACTAAATCAGGAATCTATGAGTAAATTACACCCCTCCCTGGGTTTGGGGTATTCTTTTTTACACTTTAAGGCCAATGCTTTTGATTTTACCGATGATGTAAACGGAGTGAATGTTCATATCTCTCTCGCATATGATATTTCTGAAAAAGTATATATACAGGCTCAGTACGACTTCATCAAAGCAAAGGCCACCGGAGATGTGAAAGACGTTAAATACAACACTCATATTAATATACTCAAATTTGGGCTTGGTGTCAGACTATAG
- a CDS encoding pyridoxal phosphate-dependent aminotransferase, whose product MKQLSERILNMSTSATLAMAAKARELRAEGKDIIGLSLGEPDFNTPDFIKDAAKEAIDQNYNSYSPVDGYADLKEAIINKFKRDNNLTYTPNQVVVSTGAKQSLANVALAVINPGDEVILPAPYWVSYADIVKIAEGTPVEIPTSIETDFKMTAQQLEAAITPKTKMLWYSSPCNPSGSVYSRQELEAIAAVLKKHPQIIVVSDEIYEHINFTSGHTSIAEIDGMYDRTVTVNGVSKAFAMTGWRIGYIGAPEWIARACNKMQGQITSGANCIAQRATIAALNAPKSKIQYMIDEFHTRRDLILGLLGEIEGFKLNVPEGAFYVFPDISYYFGKTIKGKKIENASDFSLLLLEEANVATVTGEAFGEANCIRISYAASNEEIKEAVKRIKEALS is encoded by the coding sequence ATGAAACAATTATCCGAAAGAATCCTGAACATGTCAACGTCCGCAACGTTGGCCATGGCAGCAAAAGCAAGAGAATTAAGAGCTGAAGGAAAAGATATAATCGGGCTAAGCCTGGGCGAGCCTGATTTTAACACTCCCGATTTTATAAAGGACGCAGCAAAAGAAGCTATTGACCAAAATTATAACAGCTACTCTCCGGTAGATGGTTATGCCGATTTGAAGGAAGCTATTATAAATAAGTTTAAAAGAGATAATAACTTAACGTATACCCCTAACCAGGTAGTGGTGTCTACCGGGGCCAAACAATCGCTTGCAAACGTAGCTTTAGCTGTGATTAACCCCGGAGATGAAGTAATACTTCCGGCTCCCTACTGGGTTAGCTATGCCGATATTGTTAAAATTGCCGAAGGAACTCCTGTAGAGATACCCACTTCTATAGAAACAGATTTTAAAATGACAGCCCAACAACTTGAAGCTGCCATTACTCCAAAAACAAAAATGCTGTGGTATAGTTCTCCCTGCAATCCAAGCGGATCGGTTTATAGCAGACAGGAACTGGAAGCTATTGCAGCAGTTTTAAAGAAACATCCGCAAATAATTGTGGTGTCGGACGAAATATATGAGCATATTAATTTCACCTCAGGACATACGAGTATCGCTGAAATTGATGGAATGTACGACCGTACCGTAACGGTAAACGGCGTATCCAAAGCATTTGCAATGACAGGATGGCGTATAGGGTATATTGGTGCCCCCGAATGGATTGCCAGGGCTTGTAACAAAATGCAGGGACAAATTACCAGCGGTGCAAATTGTATTGCCCAAAGAGCTACCATAGCCGCCTTGAACGCTCCTAAAAGCAAAATTCAGTATATGATTGATGAATTTCATACAAGAAGAGATCTGATTTTAGGCCTTCTTGGTGAAATTGAAGGATTTAAATTAAATGTACCGGAAGGTGCTTTTTATGTATTTCCGGACATCTCTTACTATTTTGGTAAAACCATAAAAGGAAAGAAAATAGAAAATGCTTCCGATTTTTCACTCTTGCTGTTAGAAGAAGCCAATGTGGCTACTGTTACAGGGGAAGCTTTTGGAGAAGCAAACTGTATAAGAATTTCTTATGCAGCATCTAACGAAGAAATAAAAGAAGCTGTAAAAAGGATTAAAGAAGCTTTATCTTAA
- a CDS encoding carbohydrate-binding protein: MIYKKNIYNYLVTLFIVVTPVLCYSQTIMFDDFTYSGINDSEFSTFNKWNVISGISGPPEGGQYSQNNVSFVNDPDSSGNRLVTLSTTVNGQTKATTHSRIETSGFEYFEGTYSARVYFSDLPYTYKDANIQTFYTIVSSSLGTDGSRYSELDFEYMAADKWGISEDNKVLYLTAWNRYIADPWQAWKRYFSYEQSFEGWHVFTVSCTDGVNVKFWIDNEYMGAMSTTDNDGTPVYPRSPMQVAFANWIWNNVTGNSTTNRTTTMKVDWVLFYKDQEVTPQQVQELVGNYRLQGLQRRNLAGNTYYTSPDSNQLPVINITSPLQGSVFEEPATISITAGASDADGSITKVEFYNGSSLIGTDYISPYTIQWQNVNAGSYAITATATDNQDASTTSAIINITVQAGNPDEANIALGKPVVVSSSETNTLTGSLAVDGDDTTRWSSIYSDSEWIYVDLQDTYNINRIILKWEAAYGEAYEIQVSDNASNWETIWSTSNENGEIDDITGLNGTGRYIRMQGVRRGEEWGYSLWEFEVYGSLNDDNPDTSSILIEAEDYSVMEDIATEPCSEGGENVGYINNGSWIVWDINIPSTATYTVEYRVASPNDDGIIQLEKAGGSPVYGSVSVPNTGGWQNWTTISHNVSLTAGEQQIAIYAPVGGWNINWLRISTATNTTLSARSVGTEIMMKDQQLYLDDSVMVYPSPANHFINIRGIKENTSYIIIDLNGRVVSEGNLIQTDTEISVDISSLTNGIYMFKALNSDKTIRFIKN, from the coding sequence ATGATTTATAAAAAAAATATTTATAATTATTTGGTAACACTTTTTATTGTTGTTACGCCAGTGCTATGCTATTCTCAAACAATTATGTTTGATGATTTTACTTATAGCGGAATTAATGACTCAGAATTCTCTACCTTCAATAAATGGAATGTAATTAGTGGAATAAGTGGTCCACCCGAAGGAGGGCAGTATAGTCAAAATAATGTAAGTTTTGTTAATGATCCTGATTCGTCAGGTAACCGTTTAGTAACTTTAAGTACTACAGTAAACGGACAAACCAAGGCTACAACGCATTCACGTATAGAAACTTCCGGTTTTGAATATTTTGAAGGAACATATTCTGCAAGGGTTTATTTTTCTGATCTTCCATACACCTATAAAGATGCCAATATTCAAACTTTTTATACAATAGTTAGCAGTTCTTTGGGTACTGATGGTTCCCGTTACAGTGAATTGGACTTTGAATATATGGCTGCGGATAAATGGGGAATTTCTGAAGATAATAAAGTGCTTTACCTTACTGCCTGGAACCGATATATAGCTGATCCGTGGCAGGCATGGAAAAGATATTTTTCATATGAGCAATCCTTCGAGGGGTGGCATGTTTTTACCGTATCATGTACCGATGGCGTTAATGTGAAGTTCTGGATAGATAATGAATACATGGGAGCCATGTCAACTACCGATAACGATGGTACACCGGTTTATCCAAGAAGCCCTATGCAAGTGGCTTTTGCTAACTGGATATGGAATAATGTTACAGGAAACAGTACTACTAACAGAACAACCACTATGAAAGTGGATTGGGTTCTTTTTTATAAAGATCAGGAAGTTACGCCCCAGCAAGTACAGGAATTAGTAGGAAATTACAGGTTGCAGGGTTTGCAACGAAGAAACCTTGCAGGTAATACTTATTATACCAGCCCCGATTCTAATCAACTACCAGTGATCAATATAACATCACCTTTACAGGGATCGGTGTTTGAAGAACCCGCAACAATTTCTATCACTGCAGGTGCTTCAGATGCTGATGGTTCAATAACTAAAGTTGAATTTTATAATGGTTCTTCTTTAATAGGAACAGATTATATCAGTCCATACACTATACAATGGCAAAATGTAAATGCAGGAAGTTATGCAATTACAGCCACGGCAACAGATAATCAGGATGCGAGTACAACATCAGCAATAATAAACATTACCGTACAGGCAGGAAATCCTGATGAGGCTAATATTGCCCTTGGTAAACCGGTAGTTGTTTCGTCTAGTGAAACAAATACTTTAACAGGCTCATTAGCTGTAGATGGAGATGATACTACAAGATGGTCAAGTATTTACAGTGATTCGGAATGGATATATGTTGATTTGCAGGATACTTATAATATTAACAGGATAATATTAAAGTGGGAAGCCGCATATGGGGAAGCATACGAGATTCAAGTATCTGATAATGCATCAAACTGGGAAACAATATGGAGCACCAGCAATGAAAATGGAGAGATAGATGATATTACAGGTTTAAATGGAACAGGAAGATATATAAGAATGCAGGGAGTTAGAAGAGGAGAAGAATGGGGGTATTCATTATGGGAATTTGAAGTATATGGCTCTCTAAATGATGATAATCCTGATACATCATCTATTTTAATTGAGGCAGAAGATTATTCGGTAATGGAAGACATAGCTACAGAGCCTTGTTCGGAAGGAGGAGAAAATGTTGGATATATAAATAACGGATCCTGGATAGTATGGGATATAAATATCCCTTCTACTGCAACTTATACTGTAGAGTACCGGGTAGCAAGCCCTAATGACGATGGAATCATTCAATTGGAAAAGGCGGGCGGAAGTCCGGTATATGGTAGTGTAAGTGTCCCAAATACAGGAGGATGGCAAAACTGGACAACAATATCACATAATGTCAGTTTAACCGCAGGCGAGCAGCAGATAGCTATTTATGCTCCCGTAGGAGGATGGAATATAAACTGGCTTAGAATAAGTACTGCAACTAATACCACATTAAGTGCCAGAAGTGTTGGTACAGAAATAATGATGAAAGACCAGCAGCTTTATTTGGATGACTCCGTAATGGTTTATCCCAGTCCTGCCAATCATTTTATAAATATCAGAGGGATAAAGGAAAATACTTCTTATATAATAATAGACTTAAATGGCAGGGTGGTCTCAGAAGGTAATTTAATCCAAACCGATACTGAAATTTCTGTGGATATAAGCTCATTAACCAATGGAATATATATGTTTAAAGCCCTTAATTCTGATAAAACCATCCGTTTTATCAAAAATTAA
- a CDS encoding T9SS type A sorting domain-containing protein, translating into MITKFTSSTKIVAIILLHFTFVFSQTQITWPSGQLLPTFPASAQTQDLIILRETSSYWQGEGSELSHKTGRLESDGWLCQTGIDAANEHMIYGPYDSSIPAGPNVAEFRMKTDNNTVNDDPVIDIDVRNATTGEILAFKTITRTQFPVVGTYTNFTLPFTMPAENQSIELRVFWYGTAYTKVDWVGVQRNASSSEMYLFASLKGIVNRTQPRIFSYEGDAFAEGQYTWLESLNLNWNEPDDKWELITKYRNEISGVIVYDPEQIHTVNLATMLAKDQNALTASPLLSSKLTSPPYNLPILMDLRGQYHSKLEVYQDIYNNYWPNLDHRLLIGLNPSVHKAALREYATALGLAVIWLDPEVAGESELLNSFLSSMPEGANYMGWWPEEGPGVERASTYGIATIASDWCSNLTVHSGMPRIVNIKPIPPKPTLQNKIYVAFILSDGDNLQYVEHLMRKLWSNPDRGSVPIGWTISPAMLDAMPGALDFYWQTSTDNDNLISGPSGYGYTYPNSWTDQNALNQFIAKTDEYNQKAGLRVITVWNTIVGGIDKSVGESYAAYAPSLLGVTAQNTGGGLTVYNQSLPGMALSCNYCTGEQAMLDHIATASSGWDKTEPRFIIIQAQPWTDIKPSNFKNVANSLSGDYEVVRPDHIFQLIREANGLPVNTNVLTENQFYQGLDYILYPNPVNNFIKLKLEEELAGGTFSIIDKAGKSRMSGKYEEEGIDISQLPAALYIIHIKKGNKKVTKKFIKK; encoded by the coding sequence ATGATTACCAAATTTACCTCATCAACTAAAATTGTAGCAATTATTTTGTTACACTTTACTTTTGTTTTTTCCCAGACTCAGATAACATGGCCATCGGGACAGCTACTTCCTACTTTTCCGGCATCGGCCCAAACACAGGATTTAATTATTCTTAGAGAAACCTCTTCTTACTGGCAGGGAGAAGGTTCGGAACTTTCCCATAAAACCGGTAGGTTAGAATCAGATGGCTGGCTTTGCCAAACCGGCATAGATGCAGCCAATGAACATATGATTTACGGTCCCTATGACAGTAGCATTCCTGCCGGCCCAAATGTTGCTGAATTTAGAATGAAAACAGATAATAATACTGTTAATGACGACCCGGTAATAGATATTGATGTAAGAAATGCCACCACAGGGGAAATACTCGCTTTTAAAACAATTACCCGAACCCAATTCCCTGTGGTTGGCACTTATACTAACTTTACCCTTCCATTTACAATGCCTGCAGAGAATCAATCCATTGAATTACGGGTATTTTGGTATGGGACTGCCTATACAAAAGTTGATTGGGTAGGAGTACAGCGAAATGCATCTTCATCTGAGATGTATTTGTTTGCATCATTAAAAGGCATTGTTAACAGAACTCAACCTCGTATTTTTTCTTATGAAGGTGATGCATTTGCCGAAGGTCAATATACCTGGCTGGAATCATTGAATTTAAATTGGAATGAACCAGATGACAAATGGGAACTTATTACCAAATACAGGAATGAAATATCCGGCGTGATCGTTTACGACCCGGAACAGATTCATACGGTTAATCTGGCAACCATGCTTGCCAAAGATCAAAATGCGCTCACTGCATCTCCTTTATTGTCATCAAAACTTACTTCTCCTCCATACAATTTACCAATACTTATGGATTTAAGAGGTCAGTATCACAGTAAATTAGAGGTTTATCAGGATATTTATAATAATTACTGGCCTAACCTGGATCATCGTTTGCTGATAGGTCTGAATCCAAGTGTTCACAAAGCGGCCTTACGGGAATATGCCACAGCCCTGGGTCTTGCAGTAATTTGGCTGGACCCTGAGGTAGCAGGGGAAAGTGAGCTTCTAAACAGTTTTTTATCTTCTATGCCGGAAGGAGCCAATTATATGGGCTGGTGGCCGGAAGAAGGACCAGGGGTAGAAAGAGCATCTACTTATGGTATTGCAACTATAGCGAGTGATTGGTGCTCTAATCTTACAGTTCACAGTGGAATGCCAAGAATCGTTAACATCAAACCAATACCTCCAAAACCAACATTACAAAACAAAATATATGTAGCCTTTATATTAAGTGACGGGGACAATCTTCAGTATGTAGAACATTTAATGCGGAAGCTTTGGAGTAATCCCGATCGCGGATCCGTACCTATAGGATGGACTATTTCGCCGGCTATGCTGGATGCTATGCCGGGAGCACTTGATTTTTACTGGCAAACCTCTACGGATAATGACAATTTAATTTCGGGCCCTTCCGGTTATGGGTATACCTATCCGAATAGCTGGACAGACCAAAATGCTTTAAATCAATTTATTGCTAAAACAGATGAATATAATCAAAAAGCAGGTTTGAGGGTAATTACTGTATGGAATACCATAGTTGGCGGTATAGATAAAAGTGTGGGGGAAAGTTATGCGGCTTATGCACCTTCTTTATTGGGAGTAACAGCCCAAAATACCGGTGGTGGCCTTACCGTCTACAATCAGAGCCTGCCCGGTATGGCCCTGTCCTGTAATTACTGTACAGGAGAACAGGCCATGCTGGACCATATTGCAACAGCATCTTCTGGGTGGGATAAAACCGAACCCAGGTTTATTATTATTCAGGCACAACCCTGGACAGATATAAAACCATCTAATTTTAAAAATGTAGCTAATTCTCTTAGCGGTGACTATGAAGTAGTACGTCCCGATCATATTTTTCAGCTTATCCGCGAGGCAAATGGCCTTCCTGTAAACACAAATGTTTTAACCGAAAACCAGTTTTACCAAGGTTTGGATTATATTCTTTATCCAAATCCGGTAAATAATTTTATAAAATTAAAATTAGAAGAAGAATTGGCCGGAGGTACTTTTAGTATTATTGACAAGGCCGGAAAAAGCCGGATGAGTGGTAAATACGAGGAAGAGGGAATAGATATTTCTCAATTACCGGCAGCTCTTTATATAATTCATATTAAAAAAGGGAATAAAAAAGTGACTAAAAAATTTATTAAAAAATGA
- the rsmG gene encoding 16S rRNA (guanine(527)-N(7))-methyltransferase RsmG, which yields MSVRLIKKYFPDLSEDQLDKYEKLEDIYKEWNSKINVVSRKDIDELYTRHVLHSLGIAKVQSFNAGAEILDVGTGGGFPGIPLAIMFPEARFYLIDAIGKKIKVVNAVADALELKNVKAEHIRAEKVKGTFDFIVSRAVTNMPDFVKWVKGKIAKEQKHELKNGILYLKGGDLTDELAVYSTVKIFDLSGYFDEDFFETKKVVHLPLKYKGK from the coding sequence ATGTCTGTAAGGCTTATAAAAAAATATTTTCCGGATCTTTCTGAAGATCAATTGGATAAATATGAAAAACTTGAAGATATATACAAAGAGTGGAACAGCAAAATAAATGTAGTTTCCAGAAAAGATATTGATGAATTGTATACCCGTCACGTTTTACATTCTCTCGGAATAGCTAAAGTTCAGTCTTTTAATGCGGGAGCTGAAATTCTGGATGTAGGTACCGGGGGAGGTTTTCCGGGAATACCTCTGGCTATTATGTTTCCCGAAGCCCGTTTTTATTTAATTGATGCTATCGGGAAAAAAATTAAGGTGGTAAATGCCGTGGCCGACGCTTTGGAATTAAAAAATGTAAAAGCCGAACATATAAGGGCAGAAAAAGTAAAAGGTACTTTTGACTTTATTGTAAGCAGGGCAGTAACCAACATGCCCGATTTTGTAAAATGGGTTAAAGGAAAAATAGCCAAAGAACAAAAGCATGAACTTAAAAACGGTATACTCTATTTAAAAGGGGGAGATCTTACCGACGAACTGGCTGTATACAGCACGGTAAAAATATTTGACCTGTCCGGTTATTTTGATGAGGACTTTTTTGAAACAAAAAAAGTAGTGCATTTACCTTTAAAGTATAAGGGCAAATGA
- the fbp gene encoding class 1 fructose-bisphosphatase, with the protein MDLRNRTLGEFIIENQSSFKYSTGELSKLINAIRLAAKVVNHEVNKAGLVDILGASGDINVQGEGQQKLDVLANEKFIQTLKNREIVCGIASEEEEGFITINSNDKNHQNKYVVLIDPLDGSSNIDVNVSVGTIFSIYRRITPVGTPVTMEDFLQPGINQVAAGYIIYGTSTMLVYTTGDGVNGFTLNPAIGTFYLSHPDMKFPETGRIYSINEGNYVHFPQGVKNYIKYCQKEEDDRPYTSRYIGSLVSDFHRNMIKGGIYMYPKSSIASNGKLRLLYECNPVAFLAEQANGKATDGHGRILEIKPSELHQRVPFFCGSKKMVDKVMEFIAEQ; encoded by the coding sequence ATGGATTTAAGAAACAGAACTCTTGGTGAGTTTATTATTGAAAACCAATCGTCTTTTAAATATTCTACAGGCGAATTATCAAAACTTATAAATGCTATCCGACTAGCGGCAAAAGTAGTAAACCATGAGGTTAATAAAGCAGGCCTTGTGGATATACTTGGTGCTTCAGGGGATATTAATGTGCAGGGGGAAGGCCAGCAAAAACTGGATGTCCTTGCCAACGAAAAATTTATTCAGACCCTAAAAAACAGGGAAATTGTTTGTGGTATTGCTTCTGAAGAGGAGGAAGGTTTTATTACCATAAACAGTAATGATAAGAATCACCAGAATAAATATGTAGTATTGATTGACCCGTTGGATGGTTCTTCAAATATTGATGTAAACGTATCGGTAGGTACTATATTTTCCATTTACCGGAGAATAACACCTGTGGGTACGCCGGTAACTATGGAAGATTTTCTTCAGCCGGGCATTAACCAGGTGGCTGCGGGTTATATTATTTATGGTACTTCTACCATGCTGGTTTATACCACGGGTGACGGTGTGAATGGTTTTACATTAAACCCAGCTATAGGAACTTTTTATTTATCGCATCCTGATATGAAATTTCCCGAAACGGGCAGAATTTATTCTATAAATGAGGGTAATTATGTTCATTTTCCCCAGGGGGTAAAAAACTATATAAAATACTGTCAGAAAGAGGAAGATGACCGGCCTTATACTTCACGATACATAGGTTCACTGGTGTCCGATTTTCATAGAAACATGATTAAAGGCGGTATATATATGTATCCTAAAAGCAGTATTGCTTCCAATGGTAAACTCAGATTATTGTACGAGTGTAATCCTGTAGCTTTTTTAGCTGAACAGGCTAATGGGAAAGCTACCGACGGGCATGGACGTATTTTGGAAATAAAACCTTCAGAATTGCATCAAAGGGTTCCTTTCTTTTGCGGCAGCAAAAAAATGGTTGATAAAGTAATGGAGTTTATTGCTGAGCAGTAA